GACTCGACCCTGACGCGGCGCTTCGCCTCGGTCCTCTCGTCCGCGCGACGTGTCGCCGACGAGACGGCGACGACCGATCCACAGCCGGGCGGACCGGACGTGATCCGTCCCGTCGACCCCGATGACGACGCGGTACTCGCCTTCACGTCCGGCACGACGTCGCGACCGCGCGCGGTGCGGGTGAGCCACCGGAACATCCAGGTGAACACCGATTCGATCGTCCGGTATCTGGATCTGCACGCCCGCGACCGCATGCTCGTCGTCCTGCCGTTCTCCTACTGTTACGGCGCGTCGTTGCTCCACACTCACCTGCGCACCGGAGCCAGCCTCTCGATCTGCGACACCTTCGCCTTCCCGGAGACGGTGGTCGAGGCGATCCGACGCGACCGGTGCACCGGCATCGCCGGCGTCCCCTCCACCTATCAGCTGCTCCTGCGCGCCAGCTCCTTCGCGACCACCAGCCTGCCCACCTTGCGCACCATGCAGCAGGCAGGCGGACGATTGCCGCAGCCGCAGATCGACCGCCTCGCTGCCGCGCACCCCGGCGCGCGATTCTTCGTGATGTACGGCGCCACCGAGGCAACCTCACGCATGTCCTATCTTCCCCCCGAGCTGCGATGGGAGCGTCGGGGCTCGATCGGGCGAGGACTCCCCGACGTCTCGCTGACCGTCATCGACGCCGCAGGCCATCGGGTCCGGCCCGGCGTCGTGGGCGAGATCTTCGCGCACGGTGCGAGCATCACCAAGGGCTACTGGAACGATCCCGCCGGTACAGCCGCGAAGTTCGTCGACGGCGGGCTGCGGACCGGCGACCTGGCCGAGGTCGACGACGACGGCTACATCTATATCGTCGACCGGCAGGATGACTTCATCAAGTCGTGGGGCTACCGCGTGTCCAGCCACGAGATCGAGGACACGGTGGTCGCCATCCCCGGGGTCAGCAGCGCCGCAGCGGTCGGGCGAGCCGACGACGACGCCGGCGAGGCGATCGTCGTGTTCTACGCGAGCCCGCCGGACGCCGCGATCACTCCGGAGGACGTCCTCGCCCACTGCCGCGAGCGCCTGGCGCGGCATCTGGTGCCACACGAGGTACGACACCTTCCCGAGCTCCCGCTCAACCAGAACGGGAAGGTCCTGAAATCGGAGCTGAAATCGTTGGCCGCCGGTTCGTGAACCCCGATCGAGGGAGCTGTCCGTGCACGGGCCCGACCTGATGACTGTCCTCGGCATCGGCACCGATCTCGTGGCCGTCGCACGGTTCGACCGGCTGATCGAGCGCGGCGGGCGCCGGTTCCTCGAGCGCTGGTTCGCCGAGGACGAGGTGGAGTACTGCCTCGCTCGCAGCGCACCGGCGCCACACGCCGCGGCACGATTCGCGGCGAAGGAGGCGGTGTTCAAATCGCTGCGCATCCCCGGCGCCGGGCCTCCACGATGGCGTGAGATCGAGGTGACCCGGACCGCTGCGGGACTGCCAGGGGTGCGAGTGCACGGATCCATCCGGGACCTGGCCGAGCAGGCTGGAGTCGTGACCGTGCACCTGTCACTCTCCCACGACCGAACCTACGCGACGGCTACTGCGGTAGCTCTGACCATGGCTGCGGCAGCAACCGTCACTCC
Above is a window of Ruania suaedae DNA encoding:
- a CDS encoding class I adenylate-forming enzyme family protein, with product MTQQSANVGEYLLQPAHADEVAVIDRTGAHTYAHLHETVRVLARRLTTWNLEAGARIGLLSRNSMFWAAAYLAILRSGHVVVPLATTLTPQDVLLKAQFVGCEAFLVDSTLTRRFASVLSSARRVADETATTDPQPGGPDVIRPVDPDDDAVLAFTSGTTSRPRAVRVSHRNIQVNTDSIVRYLDLHARDRMLVVLPFSYCYGASLLHTHLRTGASLSICDTFAFPETVVEAIRRDRCTGIAGVPSTYQLLLRASSFATTSLPTLRTMQQAGGRLPQPQIDRLAAAHPGARFFVMYGATEATSRMSYLPPELRWERRGSIGRGLPDVSLTVIDAAGHRVRPGVVGEIFAHGASITKGYWNDPAGTAAKFVDGGLRTGDLAEVDDDGYIYIVDRQDDFIKSWGYRVSSHEIEDTVVAIPGVSSAAAVGRADDDAGEAIVVFYASPPDAAITPEDVLAHCRERLARHLVPHEVRHLPELPLNQNGKVLKSELKSLAAGS
- the acpS gene encoding holo-ACP synthase — its product is MHGPDLMTVLGIGTDLVAVARFDRLIERGGRRFLERWFAEDEVEYCLARSAPAPHAAARFAAKEAVFKSLRIPGAGPPRWREIEVTRTAAGLPGVRVHGSIRDLAEQAGVVTVHLSLSHDRTYATATAVALTMAAAATVTPPRRDDQ